A single Lynx canadensis isolate LIC74 chromosome D2, mLynCan4.pri.v2, whole genome shotgun sequence DNA region contains:
- the ANXA11 gene encoding annexin A11: MSYPGYPPPGGGYPPAAPGGGAWGGAGYPPPNMPPIGLDNMANYAGQFNQDYLSGMASNMSGTFGGANVPNLYPGAPGGGYPPIPPGGFGQPPSAQQPVPPYGMYPPPGGNAPSGMPSYPPYPGAPVPGQPMPPPGQQPPGPYPGQPPMTYPGQPPMPPPGQQQQPVPSYPGYLGSGTVTPAVPPAQFGNRGTITDAPGFDPLRDAEVLRKAMKGFGTDEQAIIDCLGSRSNKQRQQILLSFKTAYGKDLIKDLKSELSGNFERTVLALMKTPVLFDVYEIKDAIKGAGTDEACLIEIFASRNNEHIRELSRAYKTEFKKTLEEAIRSDTSGHFQRLLISLSQGNRDESTSVDMSLVQRDAQELYAAGENRLGTDESKFNAILCSRSRAHLVAVFNEYQRMTGRDIEKSICREMSGDLEQGMLAVVKCLKNTPAFFAERLNKAMRGAGTKDRTLIRIMVSRSEIDLLDIRMEYKRLYGKSLYHDIAGDTSGDYQKILLKICGGND; encoded by the exons GTGGCGGTGCCTGGGGAGGTGCTGGCTACCCCCCGCCCAACATGCCCCCCATCGGGCTGGATAACATGGCCAACTACGCAGGGCAGTTCAACCAGGACTACCTCTCGGGAATG GCATCCAACATGTCCGGGACATTTGGAGGAGCCAACGTGCCAAATCTGTACCCTGGGGCCCCCGGGGGTGGTTACCCTCCCATCCCCCCTGGGGGTTTCGGGCAGCCCCCGTCTGCCCAGCAGCCTGTTCCTCCATATGGAATGTATCCGCCCCCTGGAGGAAACGCGCCCTCCGGGATGCCTTCATATCCGccctacccaggggcccctgtgccAGGCCAGCCCATGCCGCCCCCTGGACAGCAGCCCCCAGGGCCCTACCCTGGACAGCCGCCAATGACCTACCCCGGGCAGCCGCCGATGCCGCCTcctgggcagcagcagcagccggtGCCAAGCTACCCAGGATACCTGGGGTCTGGGACCGTCACCCCTGCCGTGCCTCCAGCCCAG TTTGGAAACCGAGGCACCATCACAGATGCTCCCGGCTTTGACCCCTTGCGTGATGCTGAGGTTCTGCGGAAGGCTATGAAAGGCTTCG GGACTGACGAGCAGGCCATCATCGACTGCCTGGGGAGTCGCTCCAACAAGCAGCGGCAGCAGATCCTCCTGTCCTTCAAGACCGCTTACGGGAAG GATTTGATCAAAGATCTGAAATCTGAACTGTCAGGAAACTTCGAGAGGACAGTCTTGGCTCTAATGAAGACCCCGGTCCTCTTTGACGTTTATGAGATCAAGGATGCCATCAAG GGGGCTGGCACGGACGAAGCCTGTCTGATCGAGATCTTTGCTTCCCGCAACAACGAGCACATCCGGGAATTAAGCAGAGCCTACAAAACAG aATTCAAAAAGACCCTGGAGGAGGCCATCCGAAGCGACACATCAGGGCACTTCCAGCGGCTCctcatctctctgtctcag GGAAACCGGGATGAAAGCACCAGTGTGGACATGTCGCTCGTCCAGAGAGACGCCCAG GAGCTGTATGCAGCTGGGGAGAACCGCTTGGGGACAGATGAATCCAAGTTCAACGCAATTCTGTGCTCCCGGAGCCGGGCCCACCTGGTGGCAG TTTTCAACGAGTACCAGCGGATGACGGGTCGAGACATTGAGAAGAGCATCTGCCGGGAGATGTCCGGGGACCTGGAGCAGGGCATGCTGGCCGTGG TGAAATGTCTCAAGAATACCCCAGCCTTCTTTGCTGAAAGGCTCAACAAGGCCATGAGG GGAGCGGGGACGAAGGACCGGACCCTGATTCGCATCATGGTGTCTCGCAGCGAGATCGACCTCCTGGACATCAGAATGGAGTATAAGCGGCTGTACGGCAAGTCGCTGTACCACGACATTGCG